From the genome of Scytonema hofmannii PCC 7110, one region includes:
- a CDS encoding DUF1816 domain-containing protein yields MHSTETITEPLELAWWVEIMTVFPRCSYFFGPFMSAEEADRSKAGYIEDLEQEGSQVMFAQVKWCQPPELTIVEHQVFSKG; encoded by the coding sequence ATGCACTCAACAGAAACGATAACAGAGCCGTTGGAATTAGCTTGGTGGGTGGAGATTATGACTGTATTTCCGCGTTGTAGTTATTTCTTTGGCCCTTTTATGAGTGCCGAGGAAGCAGATAGATCGAAAGCTGGCTACATCGAAGACTTAGAACAAGAAGGATCTCAAGTGATGTTTGCCCAGGTTAAGTGGTGCCAGCCTCCAGAACTCACTATTGTTGAGCATCAAGTATTTAGTAAAGGGTAA